The proteins below are encoded in one region of Candidatus Binataceae bacterium:
- a CDS encoding methyltransferase domain-containing protein has product MGEPHQSRVYSDLARFYDHTFGRIFVDHEHEIIEQLNLRPGQQVLEVGVGTGISLDAYPPYVKIIGIDPSADMLALAIKKTRENGWSHVDVRRGDALNLEFPDNSVDWVTTFHVMTVVPDPLRMMQEMVRVCKPGGKIVMINHFASDNPLLYSLVWAANPLTRHLGWTTRLRVSDVLDGHKIHVERNERIARFSFHRVVIATKLAV; this is encoded by the coding sequence ATGGGCGAACCGCATCAGAGCCGCGTCTATTCCGACCTGGCACGTTTCTACGACCATACGTTCGGCCGCATCTTCGTCGATCACGAGCACGAGATAATCGAGCAGCTCAACCTGCGGCCGGGCCAGCAGGTGCTCGAAGTCGGGGTGGGCACCGGCATTTCGCTCGACGCCTACCCGCCCTACGTCAAAATCATCGGGATCGATCCGTCGGCCGACATGCTGGCGCTCGCGATCAAGAAGACGCGCGAGAACGGCTGGAGCCATGTCGATGTCCGCCGGGGCGACGCGCTCAACCTCGAATTTCCTGACAATAGCGTCGATTGGGTGACGACGTTTCACGTGATGACGGTGGTGCCGGATCCGCTGCGCATGATGCAGGAGATGGTGCGGGTATGTAAGCCCGGCGGCAAGATCGTCATGATCAATCATTTCGCGAGCGACAACCCGCTGCTTTACTCGCTCGTGTGGGCCGCCAATCCGCTGACCCGGCATCTCGGATGGACGACGCGGCTGCGCGTGAGCGATGTGCTCGACGGCCACAAGATTCATGTCGAGCGCAACGAGCGTATCGCGCGCTTCTCGTTTCATCGCGTCGTGATCGCCACCAAGCTCGCCGTCTAG
- a CDS encoding carboxypeptidase regulatory-like domain-containing protein, with the protein MRYRSGLFAPAALAAAIVIASLALAVRARTYQAEAVKDGGAIAGTVRFDGMPPPRQPVEISKDREVCGAAPHYDESLVVGADGGVQNAVVSVADIAAGAPLVPLKDVNFDQEGCEYKPHVLALPAGSTIDIVNSDGILHSVRTESKLNPALDMAQPPFKRVITTAPLKYPELIEVGCDAHNWMHGWWFVAGNPYYAVTGGGGKFAIKDVPPGTYTLEVWQEKLGTQRRKVTVEPGKTATVDFSMRLGKQ; encoded by the coding sequence TTGCGCTATAGGTCCGGTCTCTTCGCTCCCGCCGCTCTCGCCGCCGCCATCGTTATCGCATCGCTTGCGCTCGCGGTCCGTGCGCGCACCTATCAGGCCGAGGCGGTCAAGGATGGCGGCGCGATCGCCGGCACTGTCCGGTTCGACGGCATGCCGCCGCCGCGCCAGCCGGTCGAGATCAGCAAGGATCGCGAGGTCTGCGGCGCCGCGCCGCACTATGACGAGAGCCTGGTTGTGGGCGCCGATGGCGGCGTCCAGAACGCCGTCGTCAGCGTCGCCGACATCGCCGCGGGCGCGCCGCTGGTCCCGCTCAAGGACGTGAATTTCGATCAGGAGGGATGCGAATACAAGCCGCACGTGCTGGCGCTTCCCGCCGGCAGTACGATCGATATCGTCAACTCCGACGGCATTCTGCATAGTGTTCGCACCGAGTCGAAGCTAAATCCCGCGCTCGACATGGCGCAGCCGCCGTTCAAGCGCGTGATCACGACCGCGCCGCTGAAGTATCCCGAGTTGATCGAGGTCGGCTGCGACGCGCACAACTGGATGCACGGATGGTGGTTCGTCGCGGGCAATCCGTACTATGCGGTGACCGGCGGCGGAGGTAAATTCGCGATAAAGGATGTTCCGCCGGGGACCTACACACTCGAGGTGTGGCAGGAAAAACTCGGCACGCAAAGGCGCAAAGTGACGGTCGAGCCGGGCAAGACCGCGACCGTGGATTTTTCGATGCGCCTCGGCAAGCAGTAA
- a CDS encoding helix-turn-helix domain-containing protein encodes MTDGLLANTTTQGHGGLGGILPQYLDFIKGFILKTASFRARPMADKDDVLLNSREVAFLLDLSPDTVNEFARRNILPAFKKGRQWRFRKRDIASFKRQTRGINAAA; translated from the coding sequence TTGACCGACGGCCTGTTGGCGAACACGACCACGCAAGGCCATGGCGGTTTGGGCGGCATTTTGCCACAATACCTTGACTTCATAAAAGGGTTCATATTAAAAACCGCGAGCTTTAGAGCACGACCCATGGCAGACAAAGACGACGTGCTTTTGAACTCCCGGGAAGTGGCATTTCTGCTCGATTTGAGTCCCGACACCGTCAACGAATTCGCACGCCGCAACATCCTGCCCGCGTTCAAGAAAGGACGGCAGTGGCGCTTTCGCAAGCGGGACATCGCGTCGTTCAAGCGTCAGACGCGCGGCATCAACGCGGCAGCCTAG
- a CDS encoding VOC family protein, whose protein sequence is MKRFDALEVATSDLGDAVRTYQSNFGFELKSASGGDTATLKVGGAEIRLIAGAAAAATIAASGEGLAGLWLETEDVQQVLAALKNAGLEAPSPKIDQGRRVIAIDPKIANQVPLFIFDRKV, encoded by the coding sequence ATGAAACGTTTCGATGCGCTGGAAGTTGCGACGAGCGATCTTGGCGATGCGGTCAGGACCTACCAGAGCAATTTCGGCTTTGAATTGAAATCCGCCTCCGGCGGCGATACCGCGACGCTCAAGGTGGGCGGCGCGGAAATCCGTTTGATCGCTGGCGCCGCCGCAGCTGCGACGATTGCCGCGAGCGGCGAGGGTCTCGCAGGACTGTGGCTCGAGACGGAAGACGTCCAGCAGGTTCTGGCGGCGCTCAAAAATGCGGGTCTCGAGGCGCCGTCCCCGAAGATCGATCAGGGACGCCGCGTGATTGCGATCGACCCGAAGATCGCCAACCAGGTTCCGCTGTTCATCTTCGACCGCAAGGTCTGA
- the secD gene encoding protein translocase subunit SecD: MENAANANADFIPIIVLLAVAGAFLWLHFTGGSGRTRLYLAVALTFLAVLVLLPSISGALPDWWTNTIPTPKIQLGLDLQGGTHLLLEVKVDEAVKTQLRRVAEDVKQEMKQNKLEVKNVASDATSVRVTLASADERSAYLDLASKVFSDMVVGLAPNSGDAGPAYQMTFRPMELDQVRRNAMEQALETIRNRIDQLGVRETTIAQEGNDEILVQLPGIQDPERAKELIGKTGVLQFKLVDDNHPVSDALRDGPPPGDEVLYGPASRGGREPYLIESPVLLTGDTITDARVRPGAQLEGPYVSVDLDQRGAQIFGAITSANVGRKIAIVLDNVVYSAPVIREPIPGGHVQITGSFTYDEAHELAIVLRSGALPAPVEIIEERTVGPSLGRDSIHEGELSFVVGALVVLIFMALYYSGAGLLADFGLSLNILLLICVMAALQATLTLPGIAGIVLTLGMSVDANVLVNERMREELRLGKTPREAVRLGYERAWSAIRDSNISTFVAGLILFQFGTGPVKGFAVTLCVGVLTGVFSCFVVTRAWYDHLISARRLNTISV, encoded by the coding sequence GGGGCAGCGGACGCACCCGGCTCTATCTCGCCGTGGCGCTGACTTTCCTCGCCGTGCTGGTCCTGCTGCCCAGCATCAGCGGCGCGCTGCCCGACTGGTGGACCAACACCATTCCGACTCCGAAGATCCAGCTCGGACTCGATCTCCAGGGCGGCACCCATCTTCTGCTCGAGGTCAAAGTCGACGAGGCGGTCAAGACTCAACTGCGCCGCGTCGCCGAAGACGTCAAGCAGGAGATGAAGCAGAACAAGCTCGAGGTTAAGAACGTCGCCTCGGACGCTACCTCGGTGAGAGTGACGCTCGCGAGCGCAGACGAGCGGAGCGCGTATCTTGACCTCGCAAGCAAGGTCTTTTCCGACATGGTGGTCGGCCTCGCGCCGAACTCGGGCGACGCCGGGCCGGCCTACCAGATGACCTTTCGGCCGATGGAGCTGGATCAGGTGCGCCGCAATGCGATGGAGCAGGCGCTCGAGACGATTCGCAATCGTATCGACCAGCTCGGCGTGCGCGAAACCACGATCGCCCAGGAAGGCAACGACGAGATCCTGGTGCAGCTGCCCGGGATCCAGGACCCCGAGCGCGCCAAGGAGCTGATCGGCAAGACCGGCGTGCTGCAGTTCAAGCTGGTGGACGACAATCATCCGGTGTCGGACGCGCTGCGCGACGGACCGCCGCCGGGGGATGAAGTTCTCTACGGCCCGGCCAGCCGCGGCGGCCGCGAGCCATACCTGATCGAGTCCCCGGTGCTGCTCACCGGCGATACCATCACCGACGCGCGCGTGCGCCCCGGGGCCCAGCTCGAGGGTCCGTACGTCAGCGTCGATCTCGATCAGCGCGGCGCGCAGATTTTCGGCGCCATCACTTCGGCCAACGTCGGCCGCAAGATCGCGATCGTGCTCGACAACGTAGTCTATTCCGCACCGGTCATCAGAGAGCCGATTCCCGGCGGCCACGTGCAGATAACCGGCAGCTTCACCTACGACGAGGCGCACGAACTTGCGATCGTGCTGCGCTCAGGCGCCCTGCCGGCGCCGGTCGAGATTATCGAAGAGCGCACGGTCGGACCGTCGCTCGGGCGCGATTCGATTCACGAGGGCGAGCTGTCGTTCGTGGTCGGCGCGCTCGTGGTGCTGATCTTCATGGCGCTTTACTACAGCGGCGCCGGCCTGCTCGCCGACTTCGGCCTCTCGCTCAACATTCTGCTGCTGATCTGTGTGATGGCGGCGCTGCAGGCGACCCTGACCCTGCCAGGCATCGCCGGCATCGTACTCACGCTCGGAATGTCGGTTGACGCCAACGTGCTGGTCAACGAACGGATGCGCGAGGAGTTGCGCCTGGGCAAGACGCCGCGCGAGGCCGTGCGCCTCGGCTACGAGCGCGCATGGTCGGCGATTCGCGACTCCAATATCTCGACCTTCGTCGCCGGTCTGATCCTCTTCCAGTTCGGAACTGGTCCGGTGAAGGGTTTTGCGGTGACGCTCTGCGTCGGCGTGCTGACGGGCGTTTTCTCCTGTTTCGTGGTGACGCGAGCTTGGTACGATCATCTGATTTCGGCGCGCCGACTTAATACTATTAGCGTCTGA